One Castanea sativa cultivar Marrone di Chiusa Pesio chromosome 4, ASM4071231v1 DNA window includes the following coding sequences:
- the LOC142632715 gene encoding uncharacterized protein LOC142632715 → MGFGNLRLLKVKKCNNLTNLFSTSIGKLLVMLEEINVIGCEKIEELLAIAKEEEEEVLFYKVNSIWLEDLPNLQCFCKEKNAFEWPSLKKIMVIGCPNLRTFVPTNLKTPKLGGVYEDKEFKIPQWKGDLNATLEHIFKGKEKQVDHDIAQQEQTEKQVDHKTQQQEKLRPMRQNSETDM, encoded by the exons ATGGGCTTTGGAAACTTGAGATTGTTAAAAGTTAAGAAATGTAACAATCTGACAAATTTGTTCTCAACATCCATAGGGAAATTGCTTGTAATGTTAGAGGAAATAAACGTTATTGGCtgtgaaaaaattgaagaactcCTTGCAatagcaaaagaagaagaagaagaagttttgTTCTACAAAGTGAACTCAATCTGGCTCGAGGATTTACCAAATCTTCAGTGtttttgcaaagaaaaaaatgcttttgagtGGCCATCCCTGAAGAAAATTATGGTAATTGGATGTCCCAATTTAAGGACATTTGTTCCAACTAATCTAAAGACACCTAAGCTAGGAGGAGTATACGAAGACAAGGAATTCAAAATACCTCAGTGGAAGGGGGACCTCAATGCCACCTTAGAGCACATATTCAAAGGAAAG GAAAAACAGGTGGATCATGACATAGCGCAACAAGAACAAACA GAAAAACAAGTGGATCATAAGACACAGCAACAAGAGAAACTGAGACCAATGAGACAGAACAGTGAGACAGATATGTGA